In one Halosimplex halophilum genomic region, the following are encoded:
- a CDS encoding DUF456 domain-containing protein, with amino-acid sequence MQLPALEALPVDLFVIVAFVLLVGGVVGSVTPLVPGGILSLAGVVVYWWGSGFAEPNVFVLSGLLFVALVAIATDWLAGAVSAKAGGASTRTTVVATAVGLVGLVWGPIGFLLGTAGTVFLMELADGGELEGSARAAGVTLLGMLTSSVLQVLLTAGVLVAMVGVFLL; translated from the coding sequence ATGCAACTCCCCGCGCTGGAAGCCCTCCCCGTCGACCTGTTCGTGATCGTCGCGTTCGTCCTGCTGGTCGGCGGCGTCGTCGGCAGCGTCACCCCGCTGGTCCCCGGCGGGATCCTCTCGCTGGCCGGCGTCGTCGTCTACTGGTGGGGCAGCGGCTTCGCCGAGCCGAACGTCTTCGTCCTCTCGGGGCTGCTGTTCGTCGCCCTGGTCGCCATCGCGACGGACTGGCTCGCCGGCGCCGTCTCCGCGAAGGCCGGCGGCGCCTCGACCCGGACGACCGTCGTCGCCACCGCCGTCGGCCTCGTCGGCCTCGTGTGGGGCCCGATCGGCTTCCTCCTCGGGACCGCCGGGACCGTTTTCCTCATGGAACTGGCCGACGGCGGCGAACTCGAGGGGAGCGCCCGCGCCGCCGGGGTGACCCTGCTCGGGATGCTCACCTCCAGCGTCCTCCAGGTGCTGCTGACCGCCGGCGTCCTCGTCGCGATGGTCGGCGTCTTCCTGCTCTGA